The Fructilactobacillus myrtifloralis genome segment GACGAGTTCTTTTTAAAGCTAATTGAAGCACTATTTAGTTGCTTTTTCAGCAACGTGATCTTCTTCAATCCGTAACGTATTGTTTTCTTTATCAAGGACCGCCTTGATATCTTTCACATCTTGGTGATCAAGGTAGTACATGGCAATCTTGTCACGAAGTTGTTGTTCAATGACACGCCGCATTGGACGAGCGCCCATGGCTTCATCGTAACCTTGTTCCATCAACCAATCCTTCACGTCTTGGGAGATGGAAAGCTTCATCCCCTTGCGAGCTAACGTGTTGTTGAGGTCTTCAATCATCAAGTCGACAATTTGACCCAAGTCTTCCTTAGATAGGTGAGAGAACTCAACAATGGCGTTAAACCGGTTTAGGAATTCGGGACGGAAGAAAGGAGCTAAGCGATCCATGATGCTTTGGTTCTTTTCTTCGTCATTTGACATGGCGTTGTTACCAAAGCCGGCGTTGGAAGTAGCAATAATCACTGTGTTCTTAAAGTCCACCACGTTTCCTTGGCCATCAGTTAACCGACCATCATCCATTACCTGGAGTAGGAGGGTGATTACTTGTGGGTTAGCCTTTTCAATTTCGTCAAGTAGCACGATTGAGTATGGATTCCGACGAACTCGTTCCGTTAACGTGTTACCGTTATCGTTGTAACCAACGTATCCAGCGGTGGCCCCGATCATCTTAGATACCGCAGTTTCGTCTTGGTATTCTGACATATCAAGCCGGATGATGGAGTCCTGGTTGTTGAACATGTCCTTAGCTAATTGCTTAACCAATTCCGTTTTACCAACCCCAGTTGGTCCAACGAAGAGGAAGGAACCAATTGGACGGTTACCTTCGTCAAAACCAGCTCGGTTCCGACGAATAGCGTTAACTACAGCATCAACGGCTTCATCTTGACCAATGATGTGTGATTTGAGCCGAGAGCCCATGCCCTTCAACCGTTCCATATCATCAGAAGTCATTTGTGAAACCGGAATTCCAGTTAATCGTTCAACTGATTCAGCGATGTCAGCTGGTTTAGCAACGGGAGTTTCGGAGTTGTCAGACTGATTATTGAGTTGTTTTTCTAACTCTTCAATCTTTTCCTTGTCCTTAGCTGCTGCTTCGTAGTTTTCAGCTTTAGCATCAGCGTCTTTTTGGTCCTTAGCAGCCTTGAGTTCTTTTTCAAGACTAACTTTGTCAGTAACCGGGTGCTTAGCAGCCAAGTGAGCAGCCGTCATATCAACGAGGTCAATAGCCTTATCTGGTAAAGAACGCTGTGGAATGTATTGTTCGGAGTAATCAATCGCAGCCTTTAAAGCATCATCTGGTAATTTAACCTGGTGGTGATCTTCGTAAGACTTACGGATTCCTTGCAAGATTTCAAAGGTAGTTTCTTTGCTAGGAGCGTTTACCGTAACATCGTTGAACCGTCGTGCTAAAGCAGCGTCCTTCATGATGGTGTTTCTGTATTCGTCTTGGGTAGTAGCACCGATTACGGAGATGTCACCACGAGACAATGCTGGTTTCAGAATATCTGACAGACCCTTGCCTCCATTTTCATCACCGGAAGCACCAGCCCCAACAATTTGGTGAATTTCGTCAAAGAAGAGGATGACGTTTTTACGTTGTTCAACTTCCTTAACTAATTTTTGAATGTTTTCTTCGTAAGCACCACGGTATTGAGTTCCGGCTTCTAATGAAGATAAGTCAATCGAAATGATATCCTTGTCCTTAATCGTAGCAGGAACTTCACCCTTCACGATCTTTTGGGCTAAGCCTTCGACAATCGCAGTCTTACCAACTCCGGCATCACCAACTAAGATCGGGTTGTTCTTAATCCGACGACTTAGAATTTCTGCCGTTTCTTGAATTTCTTGATCACGACCAATAACAGGATCTAATAAGCCCTGCTTAGCTTCATCAGTCAAATTACGACCGATTTTGTCAAGATAACTTTCTTGTTTTTGATTTGCTTGATTTGCTTGATTTGCTTGGTTAGGAGTAGCGTTATGCTGACCATTTTGACCTGGAATCCGGCCCGTCCGGCGCATTTCGGCAACTTGTTCAGGGGTAAGCTCGTGCCCGTTAACCACGTAACGTGCGTTCGGGTTGTTACCCATGTTGTTGAAGAAGCTGTTAAATAAGTCATCCATTCCGTTGTTTCCAAATGGATCGTTTCCAAAATTGTTTGCCATAGAAAAATCCTTCTTTCCTAAGTTAGTTGCCAGGTAGTTTTAATCACTACCGTCTGAGGTTTATCTCAACCTCTGACTTAATTTTAACCAATTTTAACCAAAAAGAACAGGATTTAGCTCAAAAAAGTCAAAAAAGGTCAAATTTTTGAAATGTCAAAGTAACATAAGTTAATGATGCTCGCAAGACCCGCGGGAATTGAATGTTTTAAAAACTGCCGTAGTTTGGTAAACTGTAAGTATTGTCGTTTACAGATAAGTAGATAAAGGAGATTTTCAGGATGGAAGAAAGTCGGTTACAGCGAGATCAACAGCCGAAGAAATCGCATCATACTAGAAATATTATTTTGACGATTATTCTGGTCCTGTTGTTAGGGGTAGTAGCATTTGGATCCTACAAATACTTTGCCGTTAAGAACGCCGTTGACAAATCTTATAACAGCGCAGGAATGAAAAAAGAACGGGACACAAAGGCCCTCCTTAAGAACAAAAAACCCATTTCAATTCTATTAATGGGAACGGATACCGGTGAACTGGGACGGAAATATAAAGGTCGGACGGATACCATGATGGTGGTAACCATTAACCCCCAGCAACACAAAACGTTAATCACTAGTATTCCGCGGGATACGGCCGTTAACATCCCTGGATTTGCTGATCAATCACCAGCTAAAATCAATGCCGCTTACGCTTACGGAAGTGCCAAGACCGCAATTCAAACGGTGCAACAAATGTTAAACGTGCCGATTGATTATTACGCCATGATTAATATGAAGGGACTCGTCCAAATTGTTGATCAAGTGGGGGGAGTGACCATCGAACCCGAATTAACTTTCGATTACGAGGGCTACCACTTCACGAAGGGGCAACCAACCAAGATGGACGGGAAAAAGGCGCTTGCTTACTCCCGGATGCGGTACGATGATCCGCGCGGTGACTTTGGTCGGGAACAACGGCAACGCCAGCTGCTTGAGGGAGTCGTTACCAAGAGTGGTTCGGTTACTTCATTGTTAAACCAAGGTTTCATTGATTCAATTGCCCAAAACACCCAAACCGACTTACAATTTTCTGATTTATCGGCAATTGCGACCGGTTACTTATCCGGACGGAAAAACATTGAGAACACTTATTTAAGTGGTCAATCAGGTGAAATGATTGATGGTCAGGATATGGAAGTTACTCCCCAAAATGAGTTGCAAAAAACAACCAACCAGATTCGTAACAGTCTTGACTTGCCAAGTGCAACCACTGGAAAGATTGCTTTGAATTAAAGGAGAATATGGTTAAATGGAATATTCTAATTTGCAATATTTTTTATTCAGGTTGGCGAACATCTTAAGTGGACGCTCATTGATTATTATCGTGGCTATCATTATGATGGTTGGATTTGTCATTTTCTTTAGCTATGACATTTGGAACAACGGTCCCGTTTTTTTGGATAACGATGAGCCAACGGCGAAGAACAAACATGGTCGTAAAAATAACAAAATTGATAAGAAAGAATTAGCGATGATTCTAATTCCACTAATTCTGGTATTTGGAATTTTTACGGTTAAGTCAATTGTTTCTCGAGTTGATAGCCCGGCAACGATTACTAATGATTCGAAACGGGTACTAGCAACCCGGGGACGGGTGGTTGACATTGACCGAAAAGACGGGGCAGTGTTAATCGCTACTAATGCTCAAAAACGGCAACGACCGCTGCTTGCCAAGTTAAATGGTCGGTTGGTATTACCATATTCGCCCAAACCAGTTTTTATGTACGATGGTCTAAGTCTCAATCGGAATACTCTACTTGATTTACAAGTTGGAGATCCAGTTAACGTTTGGGTTCATCCGTTTAAAATGAAATATAAAAATTATTCTAATTTCCCCGAAACCAAGAATGCGAAAGATGAAGTTAATTTTTTGAATAAGGCGAAAGTTAATGGAGAGGTATCTAAACGATAGATATCATTTAAATCTAGGAAAGGAATTGATTAGTTGAAGATCTTGAATAAGCTGAAAACCATTAGCGTCAAAAATCAATTGTTTCTTGTTGCTTTTGCTTTGTTAGTTATTAGTGCCAATTTTCGTTATACGACGTTTCCCCACACATTTGCTGGATTCACTAAAGTGTGTGTTGTGTTGGAATATTTTTCGATTTTGTTAGTGGTGGGCAAGACGTTGTTTTTGGACAACTTAACCCGAAAACAAAAAGTGATTTTTGTTGTAATTGGTTTGCTACTAGTTATATCTGCTAAAATTTCAAAGTCACATGATTTGGTTAATTCCTATTTTTTCATTTGTGCCTCAACTGGAATTAGCCTCAGAAAGATTTTTAAAACATCATTTGTGTATATGACGATTGCACTGGTCTTTACGGTGGTCGCTGCTCTAAGTGGATTGATTATTAATTTAATTTACGTGCGTAACGGAATTTTCCGGTTTTCGCTAGGTGAAGGGTACACCACGGTGCTTTCTTCAATCATTTTCTTTATTTTGGCCTCTATTGCTGCGTTTAATTTAGCGAGTCGAAATAAAAAAACGATCATTATGATTTTTAGTCTAATTTTTCTCCTATCGTTCGTGGTATATCAAATTACTGATACGAGAACTGATTTAATTTGTATGTTATTGCTGTCATTTGTAACTTTGTGGCGGTATTATGGTAATTTCTTGAAGAATAAATTTGTCAGAGGATTTATCTTGATCTCACCAGCACTGGTGTTTCTATGGACCCTAATCTCTGCCTATTTTTTCAATCCCCAAAGTGAAGCTTGGCAAAAATTGAATCAGCTCTTTAGTAATCGGTTGTCGTTAGTTTCAGAGGCGACAATTAAATATCCAATCAAATTTTTAGGGCGCTACATTGTCGAACATGGGAATGGAAACTCACTCAAGCCGGTCTTGCATTACTTTTACATTGATTCTTCTTTTTCAAGAGTGTTATTTTTAAACGGATTGTTTGCATTTATATTTTTATACATTGTTATTCAGTTTGCTTTTTATTTAATCATTAAGAAGAACCAGCCACTTTATACAGCCCTCAGCTTGATCTTAGTGATTATTTTCATCGAAGGAACCTTTTCTTCTATGATTTTAAGTGTCGGGTTTAATTCAATTTTATTTATTCTTAACATTATTTTGAGTAAGAAAGGAACTTTAACTTATGACTGATTATCTAGTAGTTGGTTCGGGATTATTTGGCTCAACATTTGCATACGAAGCGGCGAAACGCGGGAACCACGTGGAAGTGATTGAAAAACGGGATCACGTGGCCGGTAACATTTACACTAAAGAAGTGGAAGGGATCCAGGTTCACCAGTTTGGCGCCCACATTTTCCATACTAAAATGAAAGATATTTGGGAATATGTACAGCAATTTGCGGAATTTAATAACTACATTAACAGTCCGGTGGCCAACTATCATGGTGAAATTTATAACCTGCCCTTTAACATGAACACCTTTAACAAACTGTGGGGGGTCCGGACGCCCGCTGAAGCTCAGGCTAAAATTGAAGAACAAAAGCAAAACGCTAACGTACCGGAGAAACCGACTAACCTAGAAGAACAAGCGCTCTCCTTAGTGGGGACGGATATCTACGAAAAGTTGATCAAGGGGTACACCGAAAAGCAGTGGGGACGCAAGGCAGTTGACCTGCCATCGTTTATTATTCGGCGGATTCCCGTCCGGTTTATTTATGACAATAACTACTTTAGTGATCCCTACCAGGGAATTCCCAAGGGGGGTTACACGCAGATCATTGAAAAGATGTTAGCCAGTGATTTAATTGACGTGAAGGTTAATACGGATTTCTTTGACCACAAAGATGAGTATCTGCAGTCCGGGAAACGGATTATTTTCACGGGAATGATTGATCAATTCTTTGATTATGCCCTCGGTGAATTAGAGTACCGGAGCTTACGGTTTGAAACCGAAGTGAAGGACGTTGATAACTACCAAGGAAACGCGGTAGTTAACTATACCGACGCAGAAACTCCCTTTACGCGGGTGATTGAGCACAAGCACTTTGAGTTTGGCAAAGGAAACAAGGGCAAAACGGTTATCACTCACGAATATCCCAAGGACTGGAGTCGGGGTGACGAACCTTACTATCCAATTGATAACAAACAGAATCGCTCTTTATACAAACAGTACACTGATCTAGCCAACCAAGCAGCTGAAAACGTGGTCTTTGGGGGCCGTTTAGGTCAATACCGGTACTACAACATGGATCAAACAATTATGGCTGCCTTGCGCTTGGTCAAAACGGAATTTGGTGAGTAATTAGGATGAAAGTAATTAAAAATTACTTATATAATGCTTTTTATCAAATTTTTGTCTTGCTGGTGCCATTATTAACAACTCCGTATTTAGCTCGAGTCCTTGGGCCCCACGGAGTTGGAATTAATGAGTTTACCAATGCTAACATGCAGTACTTTATTATTTTCGGTAGTATCGGAGTAGCAATTTATGGGAACCGCCAAATTGCTTATGTAAGGGAAAACCGCCAAAAGTTAACGAATACTTTTTATGAAATTTTCTTCATGAAGATTATCACGGTTGGGATTGCATATATTGCTTTCTTTGTGTTTTTAATGTTAATTCATCGATTTCGCCAGTACTACTTGGCGCAATCTTTTGCATTATTAGCAGCAGCTTTTGACATTTCATGGTTCTTTCAGGGAGTAGAAGATTTCGCTGTTACCGTGGTCCGTAATTTTTTAGTGAAAATTACCACGTTAGTTTTGATTTTTACCTTTGTTAAATCGTATGATGATCTCTTTTTGTATATTTTAATTCTATCGCTTTCTTTACTGGCCGGGAATTTAACGATGTTTCCTAGTCTCAAACGATTTATTGGGAAACCCCAATGGAATAAATTGAGATTATTTCGCCATTTTTTACCTTCGTTGGTTCTTTTTATTCCAGAAATTGCAACGCAAATTTACTTATATGTGAATAAAACGATGCTTGGAGTTATGACGAATGTAACGACCTCTGGATATTTTGGTCAATCCGATAAAATTGTTAAAATGTCATTAGCGGTTGTAACGGCAACCGGGTTAGTGATGCTACCGCATGTTTCTAACGCGTATAAAAATGGTGATCACGCTAAGGTCCAAAAGTATTTGTACACTAGTTTTGAATTTGTGACAGCCATCGCTGTTCCATTGGCGTGCGGAATTGCTGCGATTGCCCCAGTTTTAGTTCCACTGTTTCTTTCTAGTCGCTTTACGGCTGTCATTCCATTATTAATGATTGAATCAGGAGTGGTGCTTTTGATTGGCTGGAGTAACGTTATTGGAGTTCAATATTTAGTTCCAACTGGTCAAAATGCTAAGTATAATTATTCTGTAATTATTGGTGCCGTTTGCAATATTATTGCAAACGTTCCGCTTATTATTTTATGGGGAGCAGTTGGGACCGCAATTGCAACGGTGATTTCAGAAATTGCAGTTACTGCTTACCAATTATATTCAATCCGAAATCAGGTTAGTATGACACGCTTATTCTCTGGATACTGGCAATACTTATTTGCAGGGCTTGTCATGTTTTGGTTGGTATTTGGTTTAGGAGTTAAATTAAAATCAACTTGGACAATGCTGATTTTAGAAATCTTGGTTGGGATGGTATGTTACCTAGGATTTCTACTGATTTTAAGGCCAAAATTAGTGCGTGAAACCATTGCGAAGGTTCGTAACAAACGATAAAATTTAAGTAGTTAAACCGTCTGAGCTAGACGGTTTTTTTAGATTTAATTGTTTTACGTAACGTGGGAATAAATAAAGGCAGTGCTGATGTGGAGCCGCTAAATTAATTTTAATTACGGCTTTATTTTTGGTATGATGAAGATACTACTAATTGGGCTTGAATATAGGTGAATATCTTGAAAGAAAATCATGAAAATAAAATCTGGTTAGATAAAAAAGCGGTACAAGATCGGCCGTTTTATTTTTCGGTTAAACGAATTACTGATTTATTCTTAAGTGTAATTGGAGTAATTTTGCTTAGTCCAGTGTTTTTAATTGTGGGCATACTAGTTAAATTTGATGGATCACATGGCAAGATTTTGTATGTTCAAGAGCGAGTTGGCTTGAACGAGCAACCATTTAGAATGTATAAATTTCGTTCAATGATCCCAGATGCGGATCAAAAGTTGCAGACTTTAAAAAACAAGAATGAAGTTAACGGCGCCATGTTTAAGATTAAAGAGGATCCGCGAATTACAAAAGTGGGAAAATTCATTCGGAAATACAGTTTAGATGAACTCCCGCAACTTTTTAACGTGATTAAAGGTGACATGTCATTAGTAGGACCTCGTCCACCGTTACCAAGTGAAGTGGCTGACTATACTGATTACGATCGGCAAAGATTGTGGGTAAAGCCTGGATGTACAGGGCTATGGCAAGTCACAGAACGTAATAATACGGATTTTAACGGGGCCGTTCGAATTGACTTAGAATACATTAAAAAAAGTAGTTTCAAATTTGACTTACTAATTATTATAAAAACGGTTAAAATTATGATAAAGCCTAATGCTGCATATTAGGCAGTAATTAAATAAATTCAAATTGGGATTATTTCGAGTGAAGGGGTCATTATGACATAATCAAAATTTAAGGATTATGACAGTTTAAATCGAAGGATGCATTCGGTTATTAATAAAAAGGAGACTAAAATGAAGCAGTATCAAAGGAATCGGCAATTAATGATTAATGACACTAGAGAAGAAAAATTAAGGCATAAATTAGTTAAAAGTAAGAAAGGGTGGTTAACCTTTTCTTTAAGTACGATTTTTGCTGTTGGATTAGCCTTTGGAACTGGAAATCTAACTGTTTCAGCGGATCAGACGGGGGTAGCGACTACCCAACAACAATCGGTAGCTAACAATCAAAATGCACCAGCACCAGCACCAACTGATAGCACAGCTATCACTACTGATAACCAAGTAAATGGCAGTAAACCTGAAAATGATCAGGAAGTAACTACAACACAAAGTTCTGCTGACGGAAAGAAAGCGGCCGATCCGGTAGTTGCAGAAAACAACGGCGGACAAACCTCCCCAACTACCGAAACTAAAGTAAATAATACGACTGAACCAACAGATAATCATTTAGACAATCAACAACAGACCAAGAGTGAAGCATCAGAACAACAACAAACTCCAGATGCGACCGCTGAGCAACAACAAGCTGAAGTTAAGCAGAACGATGAACCTGATAACACCACTACATCAACAAACACTACTCAGCAAACTAAAGATAGTGATGTAAAAGCAACTACTGATGAAACTAATTCAGTGAATAGTCAGCAAAAGACTAAGGACGACCAGCCACAATCGGGTGAGGAGCAAGCAGAAGCTGGTTCACAAACCGTTTCTAACCCAAAGGAAACAGATAAAACTAGTGAGCAAGCTACTACGGCTAATGAAAGTGAATCCCAGTCGACGCAGCAAGCTGATACCAAATTACCAGTAGCAAGTACTGAACCGGAAAATAAACAATCTGAACAATCACAACCAGTAAATAATGCTACTAGCGTTAAAATTGATCCGGTTTTAAGTAGTCAATTACACACTAATTTGGCTTCTACTAATTATCGGCAGTTTATTGATTCGTTGGCTGCTGGAGCAATCGAAACTTGGCATCGGTATGGGGTTTTGCCTAGTATTTCGATTGCACAAGGAATTTTAGAAAGTGGTTGGGGAAGTAGCACTCCCGGAAATAATCTATTTGGAATTAAGGGTTCTTATAATGGTCAATATGTAACTGTTCAAACGCGGGAATGGATTAATGGTCGGTACGTTACAATTTATGATCGGTTTCGTGCTTACCCATCATTTAAAGAAAGTATTTTAGACCACGGAGCCTTTTTAGCCAATAACCCACGGTATGCTAATTTGCTGCATAATAGAAACTATGCAGAAGTGGCTAGATTATTGCAGGCTGACGGCTATGCCACCGATCCTAACTATGCTTCATCTCTAATTGGGATTATTCGTTATAATAAATTGGACCAATATGATTCGCAGGCCGATTTTGTTATTAATGCAGAAAAGTTTGCCAATGCTGATGGGGACTGGACGTTTAGTCAATCAGCCCCAATTTACTGGGCGCCTTCTCAAAATGCTTACAAATACGGTGAATTTCACTCTGGTTGGTCAGTTCACTACAATGGGACTTGGTATGACCAAGAACATAACTTAACTTGGTTACGTTATGCCGATAGTAATGGAACGCACTATGTACCTCGCTATGGTTTTAACGTTAATGATGTGAACGTTAATACGAATGAAAGTGGAACGTGGACGTTTAGCCAATCATCACCAATTTATAATGGAGCACCTTCCCATGAAGCAGATCAGTACGGCGAATTTAAACCTGGTTGGACCGTCGAATATTCTGGAACAGTTGATCTAGATGGGACAACATGGTTACGTTATTTTGATGGGAATGGAGTTCACTATGTGCCTAAGGTAGGCTTTAATGTAAATAGTATTCCATTAAATAATGAGAGTGGAACATGGACATTTAGTCAGACTGCACCAATTTATAATGGGGCTCCATCTGAACAAGCGGATCATTATGGTGAATTTCATGCTGGTTGGACCGTTGAGTATGCTGGTACAATTGATTTTGACGGGACTACATGGTTACGTTACTTCGACAGCAACGGGGTTCACTATGTGCCTAAGGTAGGCTTTAATGTAAGTAGTGTTCCGCTGAACAACGAAAGTGGAACATGGACGTTTAGTGAATCAGCGCCAATTTATAGTGGTGCGCCTTCATATCAAGCTGATCATTATGGAGATTTTCATGCCGGCTGGACGGTTAATTATGCTGGAACGGTTGATTTCAACGGAACTACTTGGTTACGATATTTTGACGGCAACGGGGTTCATTACGTTCCTAAAGTCGGGGTTAATGTAAACAATCTTCCACTTAAAGACGAAAATGGAACATGGACGTTTAGTGAACCAGCATCAATTTATAGTGGAGCCCCATCTGATCAAGCTGATCATTATGGAGAATTTCATGCTGGCTGGACGGTTAATTACGCTGGAACGGTTGATTTCAACGGAACTACGTGGTTACGCTACTTTGATAGTAATGGTGCTCATTATGTTCCCAAAGTTGGGGTTAACGTAAACAGCCTTCCGGTTAAAGATGAAAACGGAACTTGGACATTTAGTGAACCGGCACCAATTTATAGTGGAGCCCCATCTGATCAAGCTGATCATTATGGCGATTTCCACGCGGGTTGGACAGTTGATTACACGGGAACCGTTGACTTTAACGGCATTACATGGTTACGTTACTTTGACGGGAATGGGGTTCATTACGTTCCCAAAGTTGGAGTTAATGTTAATGATCTTCCAGTTAAGGATGAGAATGGAACCTGGGAATTCAGCCAGGCAGCACCAATTTATAGTGGAGCCCCAACCGCACAAGCAGAACATTATGGAGCATTTCTTCCCGGTTGGAAGGTTAATTACACTGGAACAGTTGATTTTAATGGAACTACATGGTTGCGTTATTTCGATGGTAAGGGTGTCCACTATGTTCCCGCTGTTGGATTTAATGTCCAAAACTATTTAAATAGTACTCAAGGTGGGACATGGACCTTTAATCAAGGGGCTACAATTTATGATGACGCACCCTCATTTCAATCCACAAGTGAGAATTGGTTCCGTCCTGGTTGGACTTTGCACTATGATTCAACCTATGTTAAGGACGGAGTAACTTGGATGCGTTACTCTGATAAGAATGGGGTTCACTATGTTCCGCAAGTTGGAATTAATCTTCCGGAAAATACTCCTTATTTAGGAGCAATTAGAGTGGCAGATCAATATCTCGGTGAACCATATAGCTGGGGTGGTAGTAAGCCATGGACTGGCTTTGATTGTTCTGGTTTAACTCAATGGTCTTATGGGCAAATTGGAGTTACTTTACCACGAGTTAGTGAGGATCAATGGCGAGTTACTAAGCACATTAGCCAGGATGAAGCTCGGGCTGGAGATTTAATCTTCTTCTCTAGAACTTATGATGATGGTAGTAATTATGCTCTATACTCAATGACACACGTGGGAATCTATCTTGGTAATGGATACTTCTTGTCATCTAACGGTAAAGGAATTACCATTGATACAGTTGCTTCATGGAACATGTATCCAACCTTCTTTGGGAGAATTTAATTCGTTGATTTAATTTTAATTTTTCATAGATTTAGGTATTAAAAAAAGCCGCAGTAAATTGTTAATCTCAATTTACTGCGGCTTTTTGATTACATTAAAATCTAATTAAAAAAACTGCACCATAAAATAATTAAGCATTTTATGATGCAGTTAAAATGTTATTTAGATTTTTTGTTTGTTTTCATGATATAAAATAACGTTGAAATTAAAGCTAGAATACTAATTACGATTGTTAGTTTTTGTATCGTGGTCTTTTGATATTTAATTTGGATATCATTAATTCCTTTATTTACTTTGACCTTAATTAATTTATTTTTTCCGACATTTATTTTTTGCTCTTTATCGTTAACATAGACATGGAATCCAGGATAATAGGCAGCTGGTAAATATATAGAAGAATAATTGCGGTTTGTCTTTATTCTATAATCAATTTTATTATATGAATTAGAATAATCTAATTGGACAAGATCTTTACCCTTATTAACCACGGGAATCGAATGTTTAGATAGCAAGTCTTTGTCATGATTTGTTTCTTTAGGTAAGTAATCTAACGTATTGCAGGATAGGGAATTCTGGTCAAAATCTTTCCATGAAACTAAAGTAAAACCATTTTCTGCTGGTTTTTTTACATTGTTTAGGTTAATGGATGTTACCGCCAAAATCCCACAAACAGATAGAATTGTGATAATTAGCAGTCTATCTGATTTATTCGTTAGCACCATACAGATTAGTTTGGCACCTATAAATGCAATTAAAAATGTAATTACGTATAAAAATCTACCTGTGAATTGTAGAAATTTAAAATTATGTTGCAATAATTGCCACGGAAAAACATTTGAAGTGAGAACTATGAACAATAATAATTCAATTGATAGATATTTGAAAAAAGCACTTAACTTTGTCCAGAATGCAATGATTCCAATGATTATTATTCCACCGAGTATTCCAATTGCGTAAGAAGAAAGGGTTTTAGGTAAAATTAAATCCATAATTGAAATGCTGGAAGAATATAAATCATTAATATTAACTGTAATGTCTTTGATATAAAGCAGATTTTGAACTAACGGAATAATGAAAAAACTAGTAAGGAGTAGGGTT includes the following:
- a CDS encoding ATP-dependent Clp protease ATP-binding subunit; amino-acid sequence: MANNFGNDPFGNNGMDDLFNSFFNNMGNNPNARYVVNGHELTPEQVAEMRRTGRIPGQNGQHNATPNQANQANQANQKQESYLDKIGRNLTDEAKQGLLDPVIGRDQEIQETAEILSRRIKNNPILVGDAGVGKTAIVEGLAQKIVKGEVPATIKDKDIISIDLSSLEAGTQYRGAYEENIQKLVKEVEQRKNVILFFDEIHQIVGAGASGDENGGKGLSDILKPALSRGDISVIGATTQDEYRNTIMKDAALARRFNDVTVNAPSKETTFEILQGIRKSYEDHHQVKLPDDALKAAIDYSEQYIPQRSLPDKAIDLVDMTAAHLAAKHPVTDKVSLEKELKAAKDQKDADAKAENYEAAAKDKEKIEELEKQLNNQSDNSETPVAKPADIAESVERLTGIPVSQMTSDDMERLKGMGSRLKSHIIGQDEAVDAVVNAIRRNRAGFDEGNRPIGSFLFVGPTGVGKTELVKQLAKDMFNNQDSIIRLDMSEYQDETAVSKMIGATAGYVGYNDNGNTLTERVRRNPYSIVLLDEIEKANPQVITLLLQVMDDGRLTDGQGNVVDFKNTVIIATSNAGFGNNAMSNDEEKNQSIMDRLAPFFRPEFLNRFNAIVEFSHLSKEDLGQIVDLMIEDLNNTLARKGMKLSISQDVKDWLMEQGYDEAMGARPMRRVIEQQLRDKIAMYYLDHQDVKDIKAVLDKENNTLRIEEDHVAEKATK
- a CDS encoding LCP family protein, with the translated sequence MEESRLQRDQQPKKSHHTRNIILTIILVLLLGVVAFGSYKYFAVKNAVDKSYNSAGMKKERDTKALLKNKKPISILLMGTDTGELGRKYKGRTDTMMVVTINPQQHKTLITSIPRDTAVNIPGFADQSPAKINAAYAYGSAKTAIQTVQQMLNVPIDYYAMINMKGLVQIVDQVGGVTIEPELTFDYEGYHFTKGQPTKMDGKKALAYSRMRYDDPRGDFGREQRQRQLLEGVVTKSGSVTSLLNQGFIDSIAQNTQTDLQFSDLSAIATGYLSGRKNIENTYLSGQSGEMIDGQDMEVTPQNELQKTTNQIRNSLDLPSATTGKIALN
- the glf gene encoding UDP-galactopyranose mutase; the encoded protein is MTDYLVVGSGLFGSTFAYEAAKRGNHVEVIEKRDHVAGNIYTKEVEGIQVHQFGAHIFHTKMKDIWEYVQQFAEFNNYINSPVANYHGEIYNLPFNMNTFNKLWGVRTPAEAQAKIEEQKQNANVPEKPTNLEEQALSLVGTDIYEKLIKGYTEKQWGRKAVDLPSFIIRRIPVRFIYDNNYFSDPYQGIPKGGYTQIIEKMLASDLIDVKVNTDFFDHKDEYLQSGKRIIFTGMIDQFFDYALGELEYRSLRFETEVKDVDNYQGNAVVNYTDAETPFTRVIEHKHFEFGKGNKGKTVITHEYPKDWSRGDEPYYPIDNKQNRSLYKQYTDLANQAAENVVFGGRLGQYRYYNMDQTIMAALRLVKTEFGE
- a CDS encoding polysaccharide biosynthesis C-terminal domain-containing protein yields the protein MKVIKNYLYNAFYQIFVLLVPLLTTPYLARVLGPHGVGINEFTNANMQYFIIFGSIGVAIYGNRQIAYVRENRQKLTNTFYEIFFMKIITVGIAYIAFFVFLMLIHRFRQYYLAQSFALLAAAFDISWFFQGVEDFAVTVVRNFLVKITTLVLIFTFVKSYDDLFLYILILSLSLLAGNLTMFPSLKRFIGKPQWNKLRLFRHFLPSLVLFIPEIATQIYLYVNKTMLGVMTNVTTSGYFGQSDKIVKMSLAVVTATGLVMLPHVSNAYKNGDHAKVQKYLYTSFEFVTAIAVPLACGIAAIAPVLVPLFLSSRFTAVIPLLMIESGVVLLIGWSNVIGVQYLVPTGQNAKYNYSVIIGAVCNIIANVPLIILWGAVGTAIATVISEIAVTAYQLYSIRNQVSMTRLFSGYWQYLFAGLVMFWLVFGLGVKLKSTWTMLILEILVGMVCYLGFLLILRPKLVRETIAKVRNKR
- a CDS encoding sugar transferase — its product is MKENHENKIWLDKKAVQDRPFYFSVKRITDLFLSVIGVILLSPVFLIVGILVKFDGSHGKILYVQERVGLNEQPFRMYKFRSMIPDADQKLQTLKNKNEVNGAMFKIKEDPRITKVGKFIRKYSLDELPQLFNVIKGDMSLVGPRPPLPSEVADYTDYDRQRLWVKPGCTGLWQVTERNNTDFNGAVRIDLEYIKKSSFKFDLLIIIKTVKIMIKPNAAY